The stretch of DNA CTTCTTTGCAGGCTTCTCCTCGCGCGGCGGCTCGGCCTCCTCCGATTTCTCGGCATCCGGCTTTTGAGCCTGGGACTCGGCATCATGAGCCTTGGCAGCGTCAGACTTGGCAGTGTCAGACTTGGCAGTGTCAGACTTGGCAGCATCGGACTTGGCGTCGTCCGGTTTGGCGGCGACCTCGCGCGGCGGCGCTTCGTCGGGCCGCTCGGCCGGCAGTAGCGGCGCTTTCTGCGGCAGCGGGTCCCACACGTCCCACTGGCAGATCCGGTAATTGCCGCGCCGTTCCATCAGGTCGAGATGGATATGGTCCTCGTGGTACCAGTCCGAGCCTGGACCCAGCACCGTAGAGAACCGCGTGCAGGCGGAATGCAGCACACTCTCGCGCAATCCCCGCGGCACGGTGCGGTCAGTCAGCGAGATCAAGCTGCCGTCGGCGAACTTGAAGGCGCGAACGTCGAGCGCGTTGGCGCGGCCGTGCTCGGAGAGCTTGGCGCCGACGATGCGGTTGCGGCCGCGGCACTCGAACGAATCGAAATTGTCGAGATCGGAGACGGAACTGCCGAGGCGCTCCGCCAGCGGCGCGATATCGCTGCGGATCCACTCGGCCAGCGCAGACGCCATGGGACAGCGCAGGATCGCCGCCGGCTTCACCGAAACCCGCCGCTTGTCCGGCAGCACGATCGCCTCCAGCCGCACCAAATCCTCGCCACCGCAGCCGCCGTTGCCACGGATATCGGGAATGCTTGGGGCGATGGCGATGGCGTCCGTCAGCGCCAGCCGGCAGGCGGATGGCTCCGGCGTGGGCGGCGGTGCGGGCGCGGCCTGCTCGCCGGGCTTGCCGTTCGGGGGAGACGCCTGCTGCTCCTTGTCCGGCTTGTCGCGCTCGGCTGAAGGGGCCTCGGCCGGGCGGGGCTTGGGCAGCGGCACCGCCGCGCGGCGCGCCGCCGGCCGCGGCCTCGACGATACGTCCCTGAACAGGTCTGCCCACGGCGCCGAGTGGGACGCTTTCGCGGCCACCGCCGGCCCGGTTGGCATGCCCAGCAGGAGCGCGACCGCCGCAACGGTAACCATTGCCGGTTCGATGCGGCGAAAGGCGCCATAAGCCCATTTTCGGCTTGCGTTCTGCGCGGTAAAGTTCATGTCAATTCCATGAACCCACCCTGCGGTCCGCCCGTATAGTCGGCGGATCGTGCGGCAACGACAAAACCATCGGAGGGAAGTGCGTATGCTTGGATTGATGCAAGACTGGCCTTTGCTGTGCCATCGGATTATAGAACACGCGGCGAAGTACCACGGCACGCAAGAGGTCGTCACGCGGTCGGTCGAAGGCCCCATTCATCGCACCAATTACGCCGAAATTCATGCACGCGCACTGAAAGTATCGCAGCGGCTGGACCGCGACGGCATCAAGCTCGGTGACCGCGTCGCCACCATCGCCTGGAACACCTGGCGCCATCTCGAAGCCTGGTACGGCATCATGGGGATCGGTGCGATCTGCCATACCGTCAATCCGCGGCTGTTCCCCGACCAGATCGCCTGGATCATCAACCATGCGCAGGACCGCGTGGTGATGGTCGATATCACCTTCGTGCCGATCCTGGAAAAGATCGCCGCCCACCTGCCGAGCGTCGAACGCTACATCGTGCTGACCGACAAGGCCCATATGCCGCAGACC from Bradyrhizobium sp. AZCC 1693 encodes:
- a CDS encoding extensin family protein, whose translation is MNFTAQNASRKWAYGAFRRIEPAMVTVAAVALLLGMPTGPAVAAKASHSAPWADLFRDVSSRPRPAARRAAVPLPKPRPAEAPSAERDKPDKEQQASPPNGKPGEQAAPAPPPTPEPSACRLALTDAIAIAPSIPDIRGNGGCGGEDLVRLEAIVLPDKRRVSVKPAAILRCPMASALAEWIRSDIAPLAERLGSSVSDLDNFDSFECRGRNRIVGAKLSEHGRANALDVRAFKFADGSLISLTDRTVPRGLRESVLHSACTRFSTVLGPGSDWYHEDHIHLDLMERRGNYRICQWDVWDPLPQKAPLLPAERPDEAPPREVAAKPDDAKSDAAKSDTAKSDTAKSDAAKAHDAESQAQKPDAEKSEEAEPPREEKPAKKKRRQNRRS